GTTTGAGCGGGATTTTGAAAGTTGAATACAAAAGAGTTGAGGGTGGATTCTTTGGCATAAGCTAGTTCCTGTGCTGTCACGGGTTGGGCTTGGATACGCTTGATTTCAGTCTGTAAGGCTTGGACAAACTGCACTGTAGCATCCGATCGCGTTTGTCCGCCGGCGATGAACATTCCTGGGTAGTCGAAGCGGGGACTCCAGTAGCCATAGACAGAGTAAGCTAAACCTTGGCGCGATCGCACTTCGTTTAATAAGCGTCCACCAAATCCATTTAATACTCCATTCAATACATCCAAGGCAGCATAATCAGGATTGTCAAATCTACCGCCGATATGCCCCATCAGCACACTACTCTGAGTTAGTTGTGGTTGATCGACATAAAATACACCGCCTGTATGAGCTGGCGTGACTTCTGATAACTGGGGTTGAGTCATTTGGGGGCGAGGTTCCCAATCGCCAAATTTAGCTTGAATGAGCGATCGCATTTTTTGAGGTTCAAAATCCCCGACAATTCCCAAAATCAGATTATTAGGATGAAAATATTCCTGGTAAAACTCGACTAAATCCTCACGAGAAATATTATTGAGCGTGGCATATTCAATTGTGCGGGCATAGGGGCTATCTTGGCCATAAATTAATTTCTGAAATTCCCGATTGGCAATATCATCTGGATCATCATTCCGGCGGGCGATACTACCCTGAGCCTGGGTTTTTGCTAAATCTAACTGTTTTTGGTCAAAGACTGGCTCTCTCAGGACTTCAGCAAACAAATCAAACACGGTTTCTAAATCTTCGGTGAGAGACTGGAAACTCGCATTCCCGGAAGCTTCACTAATACTGGTTTCCACACTAGCGGCGCGTTGTTCCAACATTTCATTGAGCTGATCCGCCGAATGCTTCTGAGTTCCGCCTGTCCGCATCACGGAACCAGTAAAACCAGCCAACCCGATTTTATCACTCGGTTCTAAGCGATCGCCTGTGCGGATCAAAGCCGTACCATTCACCAAGGGTAGATCGTGATCCTCCATCAAATACACAACCAAACCGTTTTTGAGAACAAACCGCTCATTTTTAGGTAACTTAATCTCAGGTAACGGTGCAAGTTCCAACTCAGTATAATGCTTGGCTGCCGCTGTCGCCGCCAAAGAAAAGTTAAAACTGACTAGTAAACAAGCAACAGCCAGAATCAAACTATAAAATAGTCCCTTACTCTTACCCAGCCTCAATTTAAAATTCAACATTCTTAATCCCATCTGCCTTTTACTCGACCTGTCCTGTGTGCGAGACGCTGGGCGAACAGCGCCTGTGCGATTGATTGTTTTATCCTGGTTTCGACAACAACTTGCCAATGGTGCGATTCTCTGATGTAAAAGTCGCCTTCGCCACCCGTTGAATATCAGCAGTGGTTACCGCCGAAATATTATCTAATTGCTGAAACAAATTTCGCCAAGAACCAGTTTTTACCTCTGCTTCCAATAACTGCTGTGCCATACCCATATTGGAATTCAGGCTACGTAACAAACTCGCCCGTGCTTGGGTTTTCACCCGTTGCAAGTCAGTCGCCGCCACAGGTTCAACTTTCAATTTTTCAATTTCTGTTCGCAAAGCGATCGCTACTTCATCCACAGTGTGACCGGGAGCCGTGAGCGCATAAAACAACATCAAATTTGCGTACTTATCCCCAGGGAAACCACTAAAACCCTGAGCATTTAATGCCAAACTCTGCTGTTCTACCAAAGATTTATACAACCGAGATGTGCGCCCATTACTTAATAAACCGCTAATAATTTCATACACTGCATCATCGGGATGGCTAACTGATGGGCGGTGATAGCCTTCTAAATACCAAGGTTGAGAAGGTAATTCTAAAGTAAATTCTCTTGTTTGTGTTTGTGGTGGTTCAGCCGAAATATTTGCTGTTGCTTTTGGTTTGGCTTGATAGCGGCCAAAATAAATTTTTGCCAGTCTTTTGACTTCCGCCGGATCAACATCTCCGACAACAGCAATGGTTAAATTACTCGGTACATAGTAAGCATCAAAAAAGTTTTGGACATTTTCCGGTGTGAGATTGCGGATATCTTCTTCATAACCAATGACTGGTCGTTTGTAGGGATGGACTGTGAAAGCCGTAGCGATAAAATTCTCGATCATCATGCCGATCGGGGAATTATCCACCCGCATTCGCCGTTCTTCTAAAATTACATCTTTTTCTTTGTAAAACTCGCGACGAACGACAGGCTCTAAAAATCGCTCTGACTCCAGCGACATCCACAGTTTCAACTTATTGGCAGGAAAGCTGTAAAAATATTTGGTAGCTTCAGCGGAAGTGCTAGCATTTAAACCCACACCCCCGGCTTGGTTGACAATTTGCCCCATTTCGTTTTGTGTAACTAGCGCGTCTGCTTGGGACTCTACTTGCTTAAATTCAGTTTGCAATTGAGCCAGATCATCTGCTTTACCATTGGCTTTTGCGGTTCTAATTTGGGCATCTAACTCTTCTAAACGGTCTAGTAAAAGTTTTTCGGCTTCGTAGTCTTTTGTGCCGATGCGTGTCGTACCTTTAAATGCCAAATGCTCTAGAAAGTGGGCTACACCAGTTTGACCATCTGGCTCATCCACACCACCCACATCAGCATAAGTCAGAAAAGAAACGACAGGCGCTTGATGCCGTTCTAAGACGATGAATTTCAACCCATTTTCTAGGCGAAACTCAGTTAATTGCTCAATTACCCGATCTAAATACGGTTGAATTGAAGTTTTTTCTGGTGGGGTTTGGCGAAATTGCCGGATTCTTTGCAGAGGATTTGCGGTTTGAGTTTGTGCCAGAGCCATGTCTGGAAGTAACCCCGACCAGCAAATTACGAGTACCATCAAAATGGTCGAGAGCCGACGCAATCTGATAGTTACTTGATTTGACCAATCCAATATTGAACGACTGGGCTGATTCATAAGCGACAACAAAAGCTCCATTACCTGAGAAATATGCTATGTAACAAACAGGGGGTTAACCTTGTATTAAGCTTTTTGTGGTTTTTGTACCTAAAGTTAGACAATAATGATACAAGTGACGTTCCGCAGATCACAGAATAATTTTTATGCGAGTTTTTAATTCACCTCCGCCTTCAGAAGCACAAACACGTACCCGCATTTTACAAGCGGCACAGAAGTTATTTGCCTCTAAGGGATTTGATGGCACTACCACCCGTGATTTAGCCCAAGCAGCAGGGGTTGCTGAAGGCACTTTGTTTCGTCATTTTTCCAATAAAAAGTCTATTTTAGTGGAAGTAGCTACTAGTGGCTGGGTGGATATTTTAACAGATTTGCTGACAGAATTGAGCGAAATGGGCAGTTATAAGGCGATCGCTCAAGTGATGCGCCGCCGGATGTGGAATTTACACAAAAATGTCGATTTGATGAAAGTTTGTTTCATGGAGGTGCAGTTTCATCCAGATTTGCGCGATCGCATTCAAGAAGAAGTCATTGGTAAAATGACCGATGTGGCTGAAGCTTTTTTTCAAAGTGCGATGGATAAGGGTATTTATCGCCAAACTGATGCCAAACTGGTGGCTAAGGTGTTTTTGGGAATGTTTGCGATCGCCGGATTTTCTAACAATACTCTCATGGCTCCAGATGCTTCACCCCAAGAAATGCAGCAAATGGCAGAAGGATTGGCTGATATCTTTCTCAATGGAGTTTTAGCTAAAGAATAATTGAACGCGGATGAACGCGGATGTAGCTTGCTTCCCGAAGGGTACGCGGATGAACGCGTTTTAGGTGATTTGTTTCGCTTGTTGACTCCATTGTTGGACTACATCAATGGTGGGACACAAATCTCGTCGCTGCATTGTTGATACTTGTAGGCGCATAATTTGTTGGTGCAGCCTGTGGGTGGGAGTTTGAGCTAGTTGGGCGACAGAACCAATACCGGAATGTAGCAATAACCCGGAATATTGCAGTCCTATACCAGGAATACGCGCTAAATCAGCTAAGGCAATCCATTTATTGACATATTGCAGATTAACTTTTAATTTATTTGCTAAATTTACCCTAGTTTCCGCAGTTTTTCCTTGTTTAATTAGCTGTTTTGTGGTTGTAATTCCACAATTTTGCAGTTTGGCTTGTTCTTCTGGACTTAATCCAGGTAATTGCTCAATTGGCCAATCGCAAGCGGTGATCGGACTTCTAGTATTTGGCTGTTTGGTGGACATTTGCAAGGTTTAGTATGGCGATCGCATGAAATTCATCCTAACGTTTTAAACGCAGAGGTACGCGGAGTTTTTTAACTCATTAATTCGCCTCGCATCACAGTTACTGCTTGTCCAGAGAGAAATACGCGATCGCCTCCTGGATAGCGCACCTTCACCACTCCACCGCGCCGGGAAGCCTGAAAAGCCAAAAACTCATCTTTATGCAGGCGATCGCGCCAGAAAGCCGCCAGACAACAATGAGCCGCCCCAGTCACAGGGTCTTCATCGATCCCTAATCCCGGCGCAAAAAACCGAGAAACAAAATCATATTCAGAACCAGCATCAGTTTGGCTAGTCACAATCACATCAGCTATAGGCAATTTTTTCAACTGCTGAAAATTAGGCTGCATTTGTCGTACCAAATCCTCAGACTCCACCTCGACTAAATACCCCAGAGAATTTTGCAGCACAGACTTACAAGGTACACCCAAAGCCTCGCTTAACTCCGGAGGCGCGACTGTTTCCTGAGATAAATTCACCGGAAAATCTAACTCAATCCACTCATCCAGACATTTAGCCATCAAAACACCGCTTTTCGTATAAAAACGGGCAACCTCATCAGGTAACAAATACCCAGCAGACCAAAGAACATGGGCGCTAGCCAAAGTTGCGTGACCACAAAGAGGAACTTCCACCATCGGCGTAAACCAACGCAGACTAAAACCATCATCCTGTCGCACCAAAAAAGCCGTTTCAGACAAATTCATCTCCTGCGCCACATTCTGCATCCAAGCATCATCCCGACACTCAGACAAAACACAAACAGCCGCCGGATTCCCCGCAAAACATCTCTTACTAAAAGCATCAACCTGA
This genomic interval from Nodularia sp. LEGE 06071 contains the following:
- a CDS encoding M16 family metallopeptidase; amino-acid sequence: MLNFKLRLGKSKGLFYSLILAVACLLVSFNFSLAATAAAKHYTELELAPLPEIKLPKNERFVLKNGLVVYLMEDHDLPLVNGTALIRTGDRLEPSDKIGLAGFTGSVMRTGGTQKHSADQLNEMLEQRAASVETSISEASGNASFQSLTEDLETVFDLFAEVLREPVFDQKQLDLAKTQAQGSIARRNDDPDDIANREFQKLIYGQDSPYARTIEYATLNNISREDLVEFYQEYFHPNNLILGIVGDFEPQKMRSLIQAKFGDWEPRPQMTQPQLSEVTPAHTGGVFYVDQPQLTQSSVLMGHIGGRFDNPDYAALDVLNGVLNGFGGRLLNEVRSRQGLAYSVYGYWSPRFDYPGMFIAGGQTRSDATVQFVQALQTEIKRIQAQPVTAQELAYAKESTLNSFVFNFQNPAQTLSRLMRYEYYGYPADFLFRYQKAVAATTEADVQRVAREYLKPEKLVTLVVGNQTAIKPPLTQLATSVTPIDVTIPSLQPQAQN
- a CDS encoding M16 family metallopeptidase, whose product is MNQPSRSILDWSNQVTIRLRRLSTILMVLVICWSGLLPDMALAQTQTANPLQRIRQFRQTPPEKTSIQPYLDRVIEQLTEFRLENGLKFIVLERHQAPVVSFLTYADVGGVDEPDGQTGVAHFLEHLAFKGTTRIGTKDYEAEKLLLDRLEELDAQIRTAKANGKADDLAQLQTEFKQVESQADALVTQNEMGQIVNQAGGVGLNASTSAEATKYFYSFPANKLKLWMSLESERFLEPVVRREFYKEKDVILEERRMRVDNSPIGMMIENFIATAFTVHPYKRPVIGYEEDIRNLTPENVQNFFDAYYVPSNLTIAVVGDVDPAEVKRLAKIYFGRYQAKPKATANISAEPPQTQTREFTLELPSQPWYLEGYHRPSVSHPDDAVYEIISGLLSNGRTSRLYKSLVEQQSLALNAQGFSGFPGDKYANLMLFYALTAPGHTVDEVAIALRTEIEKLKVEPVAATDLQRVKTQARASLLRSLNSNMGMAQQLLEAEVKTGSWRNLFQQLDNISAVTTADIQRVAKATFTSENRTIGKLLSKPG
- a CDS encoding TetR/AcrR family transcriptional regulator — translated: MRVFNSPPPSEAQTRTRILQAAQKLFASKGFDGTTTRDLAQAAGVAEGTLFRHFSNKKSILVEVATSGWVDILTDLLTELSEMGSYKAIAQVMRRRMWNLHKNVDLMKVCFMEVQFHPDLRDRIQEEVIGKMTDVAEAFFQSAMDKGIYRQTDAKLVAKVFLGMFAIAGFSNNTLMAPDASPQEMQQMAEGLADIFLNGVLAKE
- a CDS encoding DUF4332 domain-containing protein, encoding MSTKQPNTRSPITACDWPIEQLPGLSPEEQAKLQNCGITTTKQLIKQGKTAETRVNLANKLKVNLQYVNKWIALADLARIPGIGLQYSGLLLHSGIGSVAQLAQTPTHRLHQQIMRLQVSTMQRRDLCPTIDVVQQWSQQAKQIT
- a CDS encoding PhzF family phenazine biosynthesis protein, giving the protein MGLVIFQVDAFSKRCFAGNPAAVCVLSECRDDAWMQNVAQEMNLSETAFLVRQDDGFSLRWFTPMVEVPLCGHATLASAHVLWSAGYLLPDEVARFYTKSGVLMAKCLDEWIELDFPVNLSQETVAPPELSEALGVPCKSVLQNSLGYLVEVESEDLVRQMQPNFQQLKKLPIADVIVTSQTDAGSEYDFVSRFFAPGLGIDEDPVTGAAHCCLAAFWRDRLHKDEFLAFQASRRGGVVKVRYPGGDRVFLSGQAVTVMRGELMS